From a region of the Nonlabens sp. Hel1_33_55 genome:
- a CDS encoding DUF2306 domain-containing protein produces the protein MLAILPYDSPLLNSLMYAHLITVIPCIFIGGYLLLAYKGTPIHKLLGKIYMSLMLVTAVITVFLPANVGPQLLDHFGWIHLFTVLTLWTIPTAYIAIRKRHIKAHKRKMIFLYVGAIKIAGGFTLVPGRYLHGVIFG, from the coding sequence ATGCTAGCCATTCTACCTTATGATTCTCCACTTCTTAATTCACTGATGTATGCGCATCTCATAACTGTGATTCCGTGCATTTTCATTGGTGGGTATTTATTGCTAGCCTATAAAGGAACGCCCATACATAAATTATTGGGTAAGATTTATATGTCATTAATGCTGGTAACCGCAGTGATTACGGTTTTCCTGCCGGCAAATGTGGGGCCACAGCTGTTGGATCATTTTGGATGGATTCATCTATTTACGGTGCTGACTCTTTGGACAATTCCTACAGCTTATATAGCCATTAGGAAAAGACACATAAAGGCTCACAAGCGCAAGATGATTTTTCTTTACGTTGGTGCGATTAAGATTGCCGGCGGTTTCACTTTAGTTCCGGGACGCTATTTACATGGAGTGATTTTTGGATAG
- a CDS encoding MBL fold metallo-hydrolase: MKNIMGFLLMLVLFSSCKEKEETTMDTADNQMEQEEMAMESDEMPNIEIMPISHATFVMNWNDKVIYLDPVGGASAFEGMPPADMILITHTHGDHMAPATLKAVMNDNAMLFAPQAVADKLGADFDTTVLNNGDSEAVDGITVNAVAMYNITKGRLNNHPEGVGNGYVIESDGYRVYVSGDTEGTPEMRSLENIDKAFVCMNLPYTMDVEQAADAVIEFAPVEVIPYHYRGQNGLSDIDKFKSLVNQGNEDIEVTFMNWYPERG; the protein is encoded by the coding sequence ATGAAAAATATTATGGGATTCCTACTAATGCTGGTGCTATTCAGCTCTTGCAAGGAAAAAGAAGAAACAACAATGGATACGGCAGATAACCAGATGGAACAAGAAGAAATGGCCATGGAATCTGATGAAATGCCCAACATTGAGATCATGCCTATATCGCACGCCACTTTTGTAATGAATTGGAATGATAAGGTAATTTATTTAGATCCAGTAGGTGGCGCTAGTGCTTTTGAAGGTATGCCACCGGCAGATATGATTTTGATTACTCATACGCACGGTGATCACATGGCCCCAGCGACTTTAAAAGCTGTTATGAATGATAACGCCATGTTATTTGCTCCACAAGCGGTAGCAGATAAATTGGGAGCTGACTTTGATACAACCGTTTTGAATAATGGTGATTCAGAAGCTGTAGATGGTATCACAGTAAACGCAGTTGCGATGTACAACATCACTAAAGGCCGCCTGAACAATCATCCAGAAGGAGTTGGAAACGGTTATGTAATAGAGAGTGATGGATACAGAGTTTACGTTTCAGGAGATACTGAAGGTACTCCAGAGATGAGAAGCCTTGAAAATATTGATAAAGCATTCGTTTGTATGAACCTTCCTTACACCATGGATGTTGAGCAGGCAGCAGACGCTGTGATTGAATTTGCTCCAGTAGAAGTTATTCCGTATCACTATCGCGGCCAGAATGGTTTAAGTGATATAGATAAATTCAAATCATTGGTGAACCAAGGAAATGAAGATATTGAAGTGACGTTCATGAACTGGTATCCAGAAAGAGGCTAG
- a CDS encoding trans-sulfuration enzyme family protein produces MKNKRNVNYTCVHAGELKDTIYGGATAPIYTSTTYDYRGPGTNLYPRYFNTPNQVALAQKMSALEHTESSLIFGSGMAAISAVFMAFLKTGDHVVMQRAIYGGTSHFAAAEFDRVGITYTMLEHINEDTMKEAVQDNTQMLYIETPSNPLLEITDIEIVSAFAKANSITTVIDNTFASPINQNPADLGIDLIIHSATKYLGGHSDICAGTVSGTQKHMERLWKTAKNYGGSLSDVTVHLLERSIKTLALRVKQQSKTALKLAQFLEKHPDMQQVNYPGLKSHPNHQIAKKQMHAYGGMMSFELKNHIDHDDFLEELKVIKPALSLAGVESTILSPALTSHSLMTAEERKEQGITDRLLRFSVGIEEFNILVDDLEQALEKSRKR; encoded by the coding sequence ATGAAGAATAAGAGAAATGTCAACTATACCTGCGTTCATGCGGGCGAGCTTAAGGACACGATTTACGGCGGTGCGACCGCACCTATTTATACCTCAACGACTTATGATTATCGTGGACCAGGTACGAATCTGTATCCGCGATATTTCAACACGCCTAACCAGGTGGCACTGGCACAAAAGATGTCTGCACTGGAGCATACAGAATCGTCATTGATCTTCGGTAGTGGTATGGCCGCTATTAGTGCGGTTTTTATGGCATTCTTGAAAACTGGCGATCACGTCGTTATGCAAAGAGCTATTTATGGCGGTACATCACATTTTGCCGCAGCAGAATTTGATCGTGTGGGAATCACCTACACCATGCTGGAACACATCAATGAAGACACCATGAAGGAGGCTGTTCAGGATAACACCCAGATGCTGTACATTGAGACACCTAGCAATCCGCTGTTGGAAATTACTGATATTGAAATAGTTTCCGCTTTCGCGAAAGCGAACTCCATAACAACCGTTATCGATAACACTTTTGCTTCTCCTATCAACCAAAATCCTGCAGATCTAGGCATTGACCTGATCATTCATAGTGCGACCAAATATCTGGGCGGTCACAGTGATATATGTGCAGGAACCGTTAGCGGTACACAAAAACATATGGAACGTTTATGGAAAACGGCCAAAAATTATGGCGGTAGCTTAAGTGATGTAACCGTTCATTTATTAGAACGAAGTATCAAAACGCTCGCATTGCGAGTAAAGCAGCAATCAAAAACTGCTCTAAAACTGGCGCAATTCCTCGAGAAACATCCAGACATGCAGCAGGTGAATTATCCTGGATTGAAATCACATCCTAACCATCAAATTGCCAAAAAGCAGATGCATGCCTATGGCGGTATGATGTCATTTGAATTGAAAAACCATATAGATCACGATGACTTTTTAGAAGAATTAAAAGTCATTAAACCTGCCTTGAGCCTTGCTGGAGTAGAATCAACAATTCTATCACCAGCACTAACGTCGCATAGCCTCATGACGGCTGAAGAGCGTAAAGAACAAGGAATTACCGATAGATTACTAAGATTCTCAGTAGGAATTGAGGAGTTTAATATTCTTGTGGACGATCTAGAACAGGCACTTGAAAAAAGCCGAAAAAGATAA
- the bshB1 gene encoding bacillithiol biosynthesis deacetylase BshB1, producing MKLDILAIGSHPDDIELSCAGTLAKEAAKGKTIGILDLTRGELGTRGTPEIRDQEAADAAKVLGVEVRENLEFADGFFTNDKQHQLKIVEIIRKYQPEIVICNAIDDRHPDHAKGSELTSVSCFLSGLRKIETKVDGKVQEAWRPKHVYHYIQWKDIKPDVVVDISGFIETKIDSVKAYKSQFFDPDNNEPATPISSNNFFESIRYRAANLGRLIGTDHAEGFTVERYPAVDSIFDLI from the coding sequence ATGAAGTTAGATATACTTGCCATAGGATCACATCCTGATGACATAGAATTGAGTTGTGCCGGAACGCTGGCTAAGGAAGCCGCCAAAGGCAAAACCATAGGAATACTAGATCTCACTCGCGGCGAATTGGGAACTAGAGGCACTCCAGAAATACGCGATCAAGAAGCTGCAGACGCAGCTAAGGTTTTAGGCGTCGAGGTAAGAGAAAATCTAGAATTCGCAGATGGATTTTTTACCAACGACAAGCAACACCAGCTTAAGATTGTTGAGATTATCAGAAAATATCAACCAGAAATTGTGATATGCAACGCGATCGATGACCGTCATCCAGATCATGCAAAAGGATCAGAGTTGACCAGCGTGAGCTGTTTTCTTTCTGGATTACGCAAGATTGAAACAAAAGTGGATGGCAAAGTGCAAGAAGCATGGCGTCCTAAACACGTCTATCACTACATCCAGTGGAAGGATATTAAACCAGATGTGGTAGTCGATATCAGCGGATTTATTGAGACCAAGATAGATAGTGTCAAAGCTTATAAATCACAGTTCTTTGATCCAGATAACAATGAGCCTGCAACACCCATTAGTAGTAACAACTTTTTTGAATCGATACGATACAGAGCTGCTAACCTAGGCCGACTCATAGGAACCGATCATGCAGAAGGTTTTACCGTTGAGCGCTATCCAGCAGTGGACTCCATCTTTGATTTAATATAA
- the thrC gene encoding threonine synthase has product MKFISTTPNEERVSFRTAVLNGLTENGALYFPEEIPQLPSSFFENIENLSDHEIAFRALKPYVKEDLSDEDLQWILEDAINFATPVEHIKKDTYVLELFHGPTESFKDVGARFMSRCLSRFEKKSDKEITILVATSGDTGSAVASGFFDVDGVNVKILFPKDKVSPYQERQMTSLGKNIKAIEVDGTFDDCQRMVKQAFNDSELRKQVELTSANSINLARLLPQMIYYFLAYKQMKKNLDGKSLVVSIPSGNLGNASAGILAKHMGLPIKRFIAAHNANDTFTDYLKTGEYKAKPSVLTFSNAMDVGNPSNYERLAHLYNKDLKAMSGHISAATISDEETVQEMKDTIKETGYLLDPHGAVGKLALERSLESDEVGIFVETAHPNKFQDIIVKAVPDHVIKETSLDGFHKLSMDNNYDQLRKILLEE; this is encoded by the coding sequence ATGAAATTCATAAGTACTACTCCCAACGAAGAACGCGTCAGTTTCAGAACAGCAGTGCTCAACGGTCTAACCGAAAACGGAGCGCTCTATTTTCCAGAGGAAATACCACAACTACCATCCAGCTTTTTTGAGAACATAGAGAATCTTTCAGATCATGAGATTGCCTTTAGGGCTTTGAAACCTTATGTCAAAGAAGACTTATCTGACGAGGACCTTCAATGGATTCTTGAGGATGCCATCAACTTTGCAACACCTGTAGAACATATTAAGAAAGACACGTATGTGCTGGAACTTTTCCACGGTCCCACCGAATCTTTCAAAGATGTAGGAGCACGTTTTATGTCTCGATGTTTATCTAGATTTGAGAAGAAATCTGATAAAGAAATTACCATTCTTGTCGCCACGTCTGGCGATACCGGCAGCGCCGTCGCCAGCGGATTCTTTGATGTCGATGGCGTCAATGTTAAGATTCTTTTTCCCAAGGATAAAGTCAGTCCTTATCAAGAGCGACAGATGACCAGTCTAGGAAAAAACATCAAGGCGATTGAAGTAGATGGAACTTTTGATGACTGTCAGCGTATGGTAAAACAGGCGTTTAATGATAGCGAATTGAGAAAGCAAGTGGAATTGACCAGCGCCAATTCTATTAACCTAGCTCGATTGTTGCCGCAAATGATTTATTACTTCCTTGCCTATAAGCAGATGAAGAAAAATCTGGATGGTAAATCATTAGTAGTCTCTATTCCATCAGGGAATTTAGGAAATGCATCTGCCGGAATACTAGCAAAGCATATGGGATTACCTATCAAGAGATTTATTGCTGCACATAACGCTAACGATACCTTTACGGATTACCTGAAAACTGGCGAATACAAAGCAAAACCATCCGTATTGACTTTTTCAAATGCCATGGATGTTGGTAATCCTAGTAATTATGAACGACTGGCTCATTTATATAACAAAGATTTAAAAGCAATGTCTGGGCACATTTCTGCTGCCACTATCTCAGATGAGGAAACAGTTCAGGAAATGAAAGATACGATCAAGGAAACAGGCTATTTATTGGATCCACATGGAGCTGTAGGGAAGTTAGCGCTGGAACGTAGCTTAGAATCTGACGAAGTAGGAATCTTTGTAGAAACAGCGCACCCCAATAAGTTTCAAGACATCATTGTCAAAGCGGTTCCCGATCATGTTATAAAGGAAACTTCGCTTGATGGTTTCCACAAACTAAGTATGGATAATAATTACGATCAGTTGAGGAAGATTTTGTTGGAGGAGTAG
- a CDS encoding homoserine kinase, with translation MKKVTAFAPATIANFNVGFDFLGVALQGIGDEVTMSFNQTESNVITDIENGADLPKEASRNCCSVVVRCMQEQLNDFTGVDIHIKKGFASGSGLGSSSASSAAAAFAYNELLGKPFTNKQLVYFAAQGEKAACGSPHVDNVAPSIIGGMVMQKASDKTDFISLPILPDLYAVLLYPQIVVKTSESRSILKETMAVKTASQQIGYMGSFVASLYLQDMDLFKAAMKDVIIEPMRSMLIPKFDEMKQAVLGKGALAFGISGSGPSVFTIVKGQQMTETIKTTLEEIYSKTDVDFKIYISPINADSGATIL, from the coding sequence ATGAAAAAGGTAACGGCATTTGCACCCGCAACAATAGCCAATTTCAATGTGGGCTTTGACTTCCTAGGAGTTGCTCTGCAAGGAATTGGCGATGAGGTGACGATGAGCTTCAATCAAACCGAATCCAACGTTATCACTGATATAGAGAACGGTGCAGACCTGCCTAAAGAAGCGTCAAGAAATTGTTGCTCCGTCGTGGTGCGGTGCATGCAGGAGCAGCTCAATGATTTTACGGGTGTCGATATTCATATAAAAAAAGGGTTTGCATCAGGTAGTGGACTTGGTTCCAGTAGTGCGAGCAGCGCAGCGGCGGCATTTGCCTACAATGAGTTGTTGGGTAAACCGTTCACCAATAAGCAATTGGTCTATTTTGCAGCTCAAGGCGAGAAAGCAGCTTGCGGAAGTCCACATGTGGATAATGTGGCGCCATCCATTATAGGTGGTATGGTGATGCAAAAAGCCAGTGACAAGACAGATTTTATATCACTCCCAATTCTGCCAGATCTCTATGCTGTGTTGCTTTATCCGCAAATCGTGGTAAAAACATCAGAATCCCGAAGCATTTTGAAAGAAACGATGGCGGTAAAAACTGCCAGTCAGCAAATAGGATATATGGGCTCTTTTGTAGCGAGCTTGTATCTACAGGACATGGATCTTTTTAAGGCAGCCATGAAGGATGTCATTATCGAACCCATGCGCAGTATGTTGATCCCTAAATTTGACGAGATGAAGCAAGCTGTTCTTGGAAAAGGAGCGTTGGCTTTTGGGATCTCAGGTTCTGGACCTTCAGTATTTACCATCGTGAAAGGCCAGCAAATGACCGAAACCATCAAAACAACCCTAGAAGAGATCTATTCAAAAACAGACGTAGATTTCAAAATCTATATCAGCCCAATCAATGCCGACAGCGGCGCGACCATTCTTTAA
- the thrA gene encoding bifunctional aspartate kinase/homoserine dehydrogenase I: MIVLKFGGTSVSSPANLNQLKSIADSKSESFVLIVSAFSGITNLLESIAAHSLKEEPTALLKEFKDRHVSHIQDYFTDKQQTEVLVEIQKKCNQLENICSSVFTLQELSNRTRALILSFGERLSSFVVHKYLTAQGMSIELLDATKIIAGDEDYLNTVVDFEKTEVQANALIKNSNYIMGGFIGSNEKGEVVTLGRGGSDYSAAILGNVLNASSVEIWSDVNGVQSADPRKVKQTIAIENLSYEEAFEMAYFGAKVLYPPSVIPLRNKKIPLYLKNTGAPDQLGTHISDQNKSDLHKIQGVSSLANIAMITVSGVGLSGRKGSARQVFQVLEDNDINIVLITQSCSEQSIGLGIDQSKATIAKTLLDNRFAEEIAKQQFNEARVSMDHCIIALVGDKMKSKVGLCGHIFSAIGENGINVVAIAQGASERNISIVIDKKDETKALNVIHERFFSKPVKNVHIFIAGVGNVGGEFLEILDNQRKALLEDYNLNLKICGAANSRKMLFNSNDGLSTQDLKSIKETGTDYGSYENFLKEIVDQNLSNSVFLDMTASAIVSDGYLPLLKKSISVVTCNKIACSSSQELFEDLNNSAREYNCDFKYETSVGAALPVIKTIQDLIISGDRIHKIEAVISGSLNFIFNEYDGSKPFADVVKLAMNEGYTEPDPLIDLSGLDVMRKILILSRESGLNREISDITYKSFLPEPCENAASNDILFEELLKHESHFKAIYDSAFAKACKLKVVASLNNGNMSVALQEVPSHSPFYNLEGKDNVIALNTSRYVDEPLVIKGAGAGAEVTASGVFADLMLIFNRKS; encoded by the coding sequence ATGATCGTATTAAAATTCGGAGGAACTAGCGTTTCTTCACCAGCCAACCTCAACCAACTTAAGAGTATAGCTGACTCAAAATCAGAATCCTTTGTACTAATTGTATCTGCATTTTCTGGGATAACAAACTTGTTGGAATCCATCGCAGCTCATTCCCTAAAGGAAGAACCAACTGCGTTGTTAAAAGAATTTAAGGATAGACACGTATCTCATATTCAGGATTATTTCACTGACAAGCAACAGACCGAAGTTCTCGTTGAAATTCAGAAAAAGTGCAATCAACTAGAAAATATTTGTTCATCTGTTTTTACACTACAGGAACTTTCCAATAGGACTAGAGCGTTGATTCTGAGTTTTGGTGAACGTTTATCTTCCTTTGTGGTGCATAAGTATTTGACCGCTCAAGGAATGTCTATCGAATTGTTAGACGCTACCAAAATTATCGCTGGAGATGAAGATTATTTAAATACAGTTGTAGACTTTGAAAAAACGGAAGTTCAAGCTAATGCACTGATCAAAAATTCCAATTATATCATGGGTGGTTTCATTGGATCTAATGAAAAAGGTGAGGTCGTAACTTTAGGTCGTGGTGGTAGTGATTACAGTGCAGCAATTTTAGGAAATGTATTGAATGCCTCATCCGTTGAGATATGGAGTGATGTGAATGGAGTCCAGAGCGCAGACCCTAGAAAGGTGAAGCAAACGATCGCTATTGAGAATCTAAGTTATGAAGAGGCTTTTGAGATGGCCTACTTTGGCGCTAAGGTTTTGTACCCACCATCGGTGATACCGTTGCGCAACAAAAAGATACCGTTGTATCTTAAAAATACGGGTGCGCCAGATCAACTGGGAACCCACATCAGCGACCAGAATAAATCAGACTTACACAAGATTCAGGGAGTTTCTTCTCTAGCAAATATCGCCATGATCACTGTGTCAGGAGTTGGGTTGTCAGGTCGTAAGGGAAGTGCTCGTCAGGTATTCCAAGTTTTGGAAGACAATGACATCAATATTGTATTGATTACCCAGAGCTGTTCTGAACAAAGCATAGGCCTTGGAATCGATCAGAGCAAAGCAACCATCGCAAAAACACTTCTCGATAACCGATTTGCAGAAGAAATTGCCAAACAGCAATTCAATGAGGCGAGAGTCTCCATGGATCATTGCATCATCGCACTGGTCGGTGATAAAATGAAGTCCAAAGTTGGTTTGTGTGGCCATATTTTCAGTGCGATCGGTGAAAACGGTATCAATGTCGTTGCCATCGCTCAAGGTGCCAGTGAGCGCAATATATCTATTGTCATTGACAAGAAAGACGAGACTAAGGCGCTGAACGTGATACACGAGAGATTCTTCTCAAAACCTGTTAAGAATGTGCACATATTTATCGCCGGTGTAGGGAATGTTGGTGGCGAGTTTCTGGAAATATTGGATAATCAGCGCAAGGCGTTATTGGAAGATTACAATCTCAATTTAAAAATTTGCGGTGCGGCAAACAGTCGCAAGATGCTCTTCAACAGTAACGATGGTTTGTCCACACAAGACCTAAAATCAATTAAAGAAACTGGAACAGACTACGGCTCTTACGAGAACTTCTTGAAGGAAATTGTTGATCAGAATTTATCAAACAGTGTTTTTCTTGACATGACGGCCTCTGCCATTGTGAGTGATGGTTACTTGCCGCTCCTCAAGAAAAGCATTTCTGTGGTGACCTGTAACAAGATCGCCTGCAGCAGCTCTCAGGAATTGTTTGAGGATCTCAACAACAGCGCGCGAGAATACAACTGCGATTTCAAGTACGAGACCTCTGTTGGTGCGGCATTGCCTGTAATAAAAACTATCCAAGACCTTATCATCAGTGGTGACCGTATCCACAAGATCGAGGCCGTTATTTCTGGTAGCCTCAACTTTATATTCAATGAATATGATGGGTCAAAACCTTTTGCAGATGTTGTGAAACTGGCGATGAATGAAGGCTACACAGAGCCAGATCCGTTAATTGATTTGAGTGGTCTGGACGTGATGCGCAAGATCTTGATCCTGTCCAGAGAATCTGGATTGAACCGCGAGATCAGTGATATTACCTACAAGAGCTTTTTGCCAGAACCTTGCGAGAATGCAGCTAGTAATGACATTCTTTTTGAGGAGTTGTTGAAGCATGAATCGCACTTTAAGGCTATTTATGATTCCGCTTTCGCGAAAGCGTGCAAACTTAAAGTGGTTGCATCGTTAAACAACGGGAACATGTCAGTCGCCTTGCAGGAAGTGCCATCGCACAGCCCATTTTATAACCTTGAAGGGAAAGACAACGTGATTGCTTTGAATACGTCAAGATATGTGGACGAGCCACTCGTTATCAAAGGTGCTGGTGCAGGAGCAGAGGTAACGGCCAGCGGAGTTTTTGCAGATTTGATGCTCATCTTCAACAGAAAATCATGA
- a CDS encoding M57 family metalloprotease, which produces MKNSLLKITFIGLSACALLFTSCESEESFEQVEQNAELTKAKAFAEEIGYHPDDIKIDEFLLPDGSTEERIFIEDDIALQASDFYALENMNTFAKQYRTNNLVTGTNRTIDVIGFTGGGGQGLTNTQRTALQWAVDNYNRLSGVTLTFRLTFGTAYQDKDMVIYRNPSNSGAGGSAGFPSNGRPNKFVQLYAGMDAYDTNVNEHVITHEIGHSIGFRHTDYFSRASCGDNVNEGDGGVGAIRVAGTPSGYDATSVMLSCFSSGEDGEFGSNDIIALQNMY; this is translated from the coding sequence ATGAAAAACTCCCTATTAAAAATAACGTTCATAGGACTTTCCGCTTGTGCCCTACTTTTCACATCATGTGAAAGCGAAGAAAGCTTTGAACAAGTAGAACAAAATGCAGAACTAACAAAAGCCAAGGCATTTGCTGAAGAAATAGGCTATCATCCAGATGACATCAAAATAGATGAGTTTCTATTACCTGATGGATCTACAGAAGAAAGAATCTTTATTGAAGATGATATTGCATTACAAGCTTCAGATTTCTATGCGTTAGAAAATATGAATACGTTTGCAAAGCAATACCGTACTAATAACCTAGTCACAGGTACAAATCGTACAATTGACGTTATAGGTTTTACTGGTGGCGGTGGACAAGGTCTAACCAATACGCAGCGTACAGCGTTGCAATGGGCCGTTGACAATTATAACAGATTGAGCGGTGTAACTCTAACCTTTAGATTAACATTTGGTACCGCATATCAAGATAAGGATATGGTAATTTACCGTAACCCAAGTAATAGTGGTGCTGGTGGATCTGCAGGATTCCCATCTAATGGTCGACCTAACAAGTTTGTACAATTATATGCTGGTATGGACGCTTATGACACTAATGTCAATGAGCACGTTATCACTCACGAGATTGGACACTCCATAGGTTTCCGTCATACAGACTACTTTTCACGCGCCTCTTGTGGCGACAACGTGAATGAAGGTGATGGTGGTGTAGGCGCTATTAGAGTTGCTGGAACACCTAGTGGTTACGATGCAACCTCTGTAATGTTATCTTGTTTCAGTTCTGGTGAGGATGGAGAATTTGGTAGCAACGATATTATTGCATTGCAAAATATGTACTAG
- a CDS encoding adenine phosphoribosyltransferase produces MTKQSLKELIRDVPDFPKDGIVFKDISPLLASAKARTAMTAAIVSHYKDQTIDVVVGIEARGFLFGTLIANALNASFVMLRKPGKLPGSIEKFSYDLEYGTDSIEIQKDSIPKGSKVLLHDDVLATGGTAGAAVKLINSIGGEIIGANFIMELDFLKGKEQLGELDVFSVLHY; encoded by the coding sequence ATGACTAAACAGAGTTTAAAAGAACTTATACGCGATGTACCTGATTTTCCAAAAGACGGAATCGTGTTCAAGGATATTTCTCCTTTGCTCGCTTCCGCGAAAGCGAGAACAGCAATGACCGCTGCCATAGTATCACACTATAAAGATCAAACCATTGATGTTGTCGTAGGCATTGAAGCGCGTGGCTTTTTGTTTGGTACCTTAATCGCCAATGCACTGAACGCTTCATTTGTGATGCTGCGCAAGCCTGGCAAACTGCCTGGAAGTATAGAGAAGTTCTCTTACGATCTTGAGTATGGTACGGATAGTATTGAAATTCAAAAGGATTCCATTCCTAAAGGAAGTAAAGTGTTATTACATGACGATGTTCTAGCCACTGGTGGAACTGCAGGTGCCGCCGTAAAGCTTATCAATAGTATAGGCGGTGAAATTATTGGAGCTAATTTTATCATGGAGCTAGACTTTTTAAAAGGCAAGGAACAATTGGGAGAACTGGATGTGTTTAGTGTTTTGCATTATTAA